The region ataaatattccTAGGAAATTTAGTTTTTGTCAAACACTTGGTAATAATATTTTTCCAAGTAATAATAATGATGGGAATAAGATTCCAAGGAATATTACTTCTAAATTTGAAACAAACACACCCTTAGATATTTGTTAGTAACAAATAAACTAATATTATTTCTAACAATTATGAATTTAGAGAAACATTTATGAATAAGACATCCATAAAATACAAACGGGCAATGGGAGTTGACTTGGGCGGCCAAAATCCAAATGGGCAGTCTGTCACTCATATATGGTCTGCCTTATGGCGGATCAAGCTATTTGTCTTCACCACAGTAGACGCTCACACAGAATTAAAGCAATGAGCTTGCATCTTATATTCCTGGACATTCCTTCTTACGATTTAGTGAAATTATTGCAatacaaaatacaaaaaaaataatGTAAAATAACTTATTGTGAATTTATTTAAAATtgtgaaagaaataaaatataaaagttggatattatattttcattaattattatgagattaattactatacactgtcagtctaaaaaattttacaccgtcgattcatcatcatcatccgtttgtattactttatatatttttaaaataaaagtcaaatttctttcaatatccgacgtctatgattaactgatggtgtaaaatctttttacactgtcagtgtatttcaattaaactccATTATTATTATTTGACTTGGAGAGACAAATATATCACTTTTTcctaaaaaaaaataaaaataaaaattcaaataaagAATCCTACAAAGTAGTGCTTAGACATAGTAATTCCACAAAATAAATAGTCAATTAAATAATGTCACTCTTAGAACATAACAAATTATTTCTTAAAAATATCATACATAGGTATTATTTCTTTATTTAGACAATAATGTCTTTTCAAAGAAATAGcttgaccctcttttgaaatttaagaatCAAAAGTTATTCTTTTAATTAATATATACCAAGCTATGGCCTAAAAGTTTTAACCCTAGATAATTTCAAGAAAGACATGGGACATTTGGTGTGCACGAAGAGCATGACCCTTCTACATATTTGCATGATGCATATACTTTCTTTCCATGAAGACCAACTATTTTAATATTTTCTAGTATAATTTTAGTGCATCCAATACGGTCACATTTCAATTCAATTGCTGCCTCATCGTCTGCAGTTCCTTCAAAGTTTCGGAAAGTAACATCACTCACTTTCACAGCTTTGCTTTCTCCTTGATAAGGATCGTATTGTTGATCAATAATAATTGGGTTCTTCACACCAAAAAGTTTAATATCTTCGTAACTTATCTTCCTTGCATATCCTGATCCTCCCTAAATCAAACAAAACATTaaaatttgtatttttttattGTGAAATTAAAACTATATAGttgttaatttaattaattatccAGTTAAATATAATCAGATCTTACTATCCATGTCTTGATTCTAGCACCATTAGTTGTTCCCGTGAATGTTATATTCTTTACATATATATTCTCTACACTAGCATAACTCCCACCTTTTCCAAGACTTCCAACACTATATATTCAACAAAACATCCAAAAATATTTATAGTTTAAACCAATATCAATGATATAATTACACAAAGTAAAAATTAAATTATAAGATCATTTTAATAACTAACCTGATGCCGTGACCAGGTCCACAATAAACATCAGTTATATTTATGAATTCACAACCTGAGTTAATAGCAACGCAATCGTCTCC is a window of Lathyrus oleraceus cultivar Zhongwan6 chromosome 6, CAAS_Psat_ZW6_1.0, whole genome shotgun sequence DNA encoding:
- the LOC127097971 gene encoding probable polygalacturonase At3g15720, translated to MLQPMKFQGPCKSKTINVEIMGTITAPKNRKSWKWDNKDSESWIAFSHVNGLVISGKGIIDGQGSSWWKDVGEGDRPTALRIVGCENIKLSGLRHINSPRNHLSISSSTGALISNLHMTSPQNSPNTDGIDISSSTHIVIQQSVISTGDDCVAINSGCEFINITDVYCGPGHGISVGSLGKGGSYASVENIYVKNITFTGTTNGARIKTWIGGSGYARKISYEDIKLFGVKNPIIIDQQYDPYQGESKAVKVSDVTFRNFEGTADDEAAIELKCDRIGCTKIILENIKIVGLHGKKVYASCKYVEGSCSSCTPNVPCLS